aataaataaaatacagcaggAGTATTGCAGTTCTACTACAACTCTACTGCAGTCCTTAAAAAGGAGtactgcagcactgcagcaggaaTACCACAGTGCTCCAGCTATAATACAGTAGTACTACTGCAGTTCtactgcagtagtactacagCAGTACTACAGCAGTACCACAGCAAGAGTAATAGGCCTACAGCAGTAGCCTACAATGTCGGTGCTGCAGTACTCCAGCAGGAGTACTACAGAAGGAGTAAAATATTGAGTATAGTACAGGGTGGGAATTACACATTTTTAGTGGCAAGGCCATTTGGCCTTTGGTGTTGCTACTGTTTTTAGGGCATTAAGGCCACATGCCAGGGCACCAAGGCCAGTGAGCAAGATGTGTGGACTTGTAACCTatgctatgaataaacatcatgacttcatacaattaaacaaaaaaaatcacacaaaatacaatgcgattatacaactattaccaacaaaatcaaacatagAATCAAAATGTAGGCCTATTCATATCGTgggcattttgctctcaaaatatcaaagttttttgctagttttctctccgtttcagtggaaacacatgagatctgacggtaactagtccttgtcagccaacttgggcttatcatgttttctagacatcgtgatttcccaaaactgaagaaatacacacacacagcaacacaaaactgctctgctagcacaatcatgttgtaactagaatatccgctggaaaaaatatgttttcatgcactgatagttatacttctgccgacttctcagtcatttttaatctaacagttgccgtgacagcgactcagcagcacagctgatttttatctacagccaacttatatgaacagttatatttaaatacaggctactgctttccagtgtccagaacaaacatctgtctcTTCATAAAGTCAcgggcagatgttttatttcagctgggggtgtgtcactcgtcagctccgattaatgtggctaagcagcaaaagtaaggacagtaaacagtcacattaaggctgaacagagttatagaatcaccttttcaggctgttatcaatttacctctgaaataaagagcACAGTTTTCACAggtgtgttgatttattaaatgttcatttcaatgtacagatgcaaacaaattgacgaattaattaaatcaatggcctaggcaactcataaagactaaacaaattaataatgattgaTAGGCTAATTCATAACTGATaatattaacacattaataataagAACAAAGTTATACCCTGCACATCTCTGTGCAAAATCTGACAGGTAGgctgctgtccgtggtgctgaatccgcctcagcagattcagatggaatctccatggaaaatcctacaggtagtcttgtagacatttgacggcccaagacgttgaccgggccgtaccggcttcatttcctgacctctccagctgatccagctcttcactcgtcactctcgcgtattctcttctttttctcttctgtcttgtcttccccgttcagccgtttatccaaacttaggtcgccaaagaaatcaaaactgacaaccaAACGGTCCAATATGCAGgagaacaaagttgacagcggcatctgatttcagtgaaacgttccgtgttgccatggaaaccacacagactcgggcaataagttacaggcggagtaatattttcagtgatgaggtatttttcatgtgagcacagctagctgtgctgtcatgctcatttgagcacattatacacgtctgattgaccaatcagattgctcggtcagatctacctgttgtataatggtTGTGTGCGCGCCTGCAAAACATTGTTTTGCTTCAAAGCCAACAGCagaaatttaattaattttgggTCGGGattcgctttttttttcctcgggaTTTTCTTGTATCCATGACAACCTTGAGAGATTGACTGCTTGGGGCACACCGGCCAAATTGACCGTGAGGGGTACGATTATTTTCAGACATAATATATGTAGGGTTATGTTACGTCTATGGGCACTACGGCCAGAGCGAGGGGCGTGGTATAATCCCACCCTCGTACAGTATTATGTTGTAGGCTATGTGAGCCCATTACTGTCATTTTCCTGCTCGTCTGTGTTTAACCTGTTTAAGGCTGAGAGGCTTTTTGAACTTGATCTAGCctataaaatacataataataactaaaatatataataatctAAAATAATGAACATTTGTATTAGAACTTAAAGCACAGAGGATaaagtttagtttgtgttgtagtGTGCAGGTTTgtaattttttctcttttgaggGACAAATGTTGGTTTTTAGATTTTTAGgtctttgtgttttcagatgttATTCACCCGCCGGGCGGAAGGTGGCGGTGCTGCGCCACTGAGCTGGACGTCAGCCGCTGTAAaaaccaaagaagaagaagaagaggaagttgTATTGATTCCGGGTTTGACTTCGGTGCTTCctgttgtaaaaatgtaaacaacaacaacaacgacaataacagagatgatgtgtgtgttcgtgttgTTACTGTCCGACATGAAGGCAGCCGGAGAACTCCCACCTGTCGCCGCGGAGGGATCTGCCAGCTAGTGCGTACCCTGCTCACGGAGCTAACACACCTGTGCTAACacagctaacatgctaacatgctaatcTTCTAGAAGACAACCAGGCAGCGTTTAGTTTAACATACCAATAAACTATTAATAACCTTTATAGTTTCTGCAGCTGAACCCTTTTCTGAAAGACGCTCCACGTACGAAGAGTCACCGCAAAACACCGCAAAACCCCGCAGCTCGGCCACGCACACCCGTCAGAAACTACAGACACCTTTTATTACGACCAGTCAATCAAAATGACCTTAAAATaccttcaaaaacacacattagtAGTCTGCTGTACTGTAGGAGCACAGTAATCTCAGAGGTACCGTAAAGTACTGCAGTAAAACTGTGGTTACTGCAGTAAAACTGTGTTTGCTGCAGAAAAACCACAGGAGACCAAGTGAGAGGATTTACAGAGAAACTGGTGAAAATGAAAGTCCAGTCTGGAGTGTTTTTGCAGTTTGGCTGAATGGATATAGCTAaaaattaatacataaataaaatgtacaacAGCTAAAGTGAATGTAGGTTACAGACATGACAGCGCTCGTCTGTGAGCCACAATCATCTTTAATGTCTTATGACTTCTCAGATCTTTAGTCTCATTCTGAGGACAAACAGGACGGGATCATCACTTCATCTTCTtgtgctgcttcttcttcttctcgtAATAATAatgagtttctctcctcctctaccaGGAGCTGTTTTTCGTCCAgctgaggtttccagtctgaaCCGGTCTGAACCGGTCTGAGGCGGTGTGACGTGGTGTCGGAGGCGGTGATGGCGGCGCGGGGCCGTGGGCGGGGCCGGCGGCTCATGAGCTTCAGCGTTGAGGCCGTGGGcatcagcagaggagagagtttACCCCCATCCATCCTGCAGCCCACGCCCCTGTTCCccgtgagacacacacactcacacacacacacacacacacacacaggtatgatACGTGTATGCAAATGTCATGTGTGAACAttaaccagtgtgtgtgtgtgtgtgtgtgtgtgtgtgtgtgtgtgtgtgtgtttcagcccaTGGAGCAGAAGCCCCTCCCGTTGGTtgggggggaggaggtggagtaCATGCTGGCTCTGAAGCAGGAGTTCAGAGGAGCCATGAGGAGCTTGCCCTTCTTCATCCAGCCGGACGCCCCGcacacaggtcacacacacacacacacacacacacacacacctgacacacaggTCACACTCACCAGCTTCTAAAAGCTACAGGTCCACTTGTTTTAAAAGAGCGGCTCCAGTACCCGGAGGAGCTGCTCCGGGTCCTGGAGGACCTGGAGGAGGTGTTCTGGGTCCTGGAGGAGCAGCTCTGGgtcctggaggagctgctctgggtcctggaggagctgctccgggtcctggaggagctgctccgggtcctggaggagctgctctgGGTCCTGGAGGAGGTGCTCTGGgtcctggaggagctgctccgggtcctggaggagctgctccgggtcctggaggagctgctccgggtcctggaggagctgctccgggtcctggaggagctgctccgggtcctggaggagctgctctgGGTCCTGGAGGAGGTGCTCTGGGTCCTGGAGGTCCTGGAGGAGGTGTTCTGGGTCCTGGAGGAGGTGTTCTGGGTCTGACTGCCATTCTCTGTCCTCAGATGTGGAGCGGTACTCTGATAAATACCACAGCAGCGAGCCGGCTGACAGCTCACTGGACTGGAAACCAGGTgaggctgtgatgtcatcatgatgTCATCACACGTCGCATCAGACACTCTTGGTGCTTTTCCACTAGAACCTACTCATCTCGGCTCTACttgtaagcttttccattacGTGGTAGTTCCAGCAGGTACTGTTTCAGTGCCGACTCAGCCAGGGTTccagtcgagctgagtcgagctgaaatgtgtcgtaaacgccgtgcaggccactgattggacgaggagtgacgacacatgagagcgactctttcacgaaaaccaaacccggcatttttaaaagaaaacggcagcagcgaccgtgcgcattgatcatcgctgaagtcggcaaagtcagaaaatggcgagcaaaccggtaccgtggtcaaatgaagacgtggagacttttctgtgtttGGCGGTGTGGCCACGTTGCTATGACGACtgcacccacggcgaggtgttACTCAGTTTTaatgcaaaacactgaaactgtgTCGAGGCGTGTAGGTACTCGTGGAAAAGCGCCATCTGACAGGACGACAGCCTGAGTTActgacagtcagtgtgtgtgtgtgtatgtgtgtgtgtgtgtgtttgcagactgGCGGCGGCTTCCTAAGGAGCTCAGGCTCCGGAGCAGGAAGCCTCACAGAGACGGTGAGCACCTCTTCATCCTGCTGATCTGTCTGAGCAGGTGGCAGGACCCTGAACGCACCATCTGACTGGTTTAACACACAAAGGAaggagcaaataaaaaacacactgacacagaaaccGAACATTCCTACAACCTGCTGTTTCTCAAACACATCACTCCTCTCACTGCACTCTGACCAGTTATTTTACTTCTAGAAACTTCAGtcatgtttaaaagaaaaatgtaaatcacACTGTAATATTTCAAACtttttgaatatatttaaaAGCAGCGGGGACAAATGGATGGATAATCAATATTAAATCTATATATGATAAGCTTTAACAGAATGACGACGGTGAAGTTgaacataaaaactaaacaaagctTCGAAACTGATGatggttgtctgtgtgtgtgtgtgtgtgtgtgtgtgtgtgtgtgtgtgtcctgcaggccGGGCGGCGGCGGGCGGGGCAGTGGCAGCGCGGGTCGGCCAGAAGCCCAGCAAGGAGAAACAGGAAGTTCTGCTGAAGCTGGAGGTGAAAACACTCAGAGCCGAGCTGCCGAGTCAGCACATGATCATTAGTAATAATCATCAATCAGCAGAACATTAATCGATTATTATCTGGGCGACTGATGTGAGGCTGTAGCGGTTTCTCTGGTGAAAGTGTCTCTGACTGCGTGTTTCGCTCCTCAGACTctggagaagaaggaggaggaggtgagctccggggaggaggagggcgaggagaagaagaagcaggaggaagaggaggccgaGGGTGAGGAGGAATACGACGAGGAAGAGTTTGAGGAGGTGAGACTCGACGTTCTGTTTtcgttttttgtgtttttacactgattttactgaGAAACCTGAACCGGTAACAATATGAGACACATGAGCGACGTCAGAGAGCCAAAACACACCGACATCTGTGTGATAATGTGATTACAGTcctaaatttacaagaaaaaaatctgtttttctctgagattaaaaaaaaaaacaatcagtttgtcctcctcctgtgggatccagtctgaaggaaatcctgctggtctgagtccagaaccccaacctcctcctcagcatctggactctgaagagacgttgctgtgacttgggccgattcagaagaaaacaatctgctgattctgggctcagatcagcaggatctccttgttcctgaatcccatgtcagagtagaatctgctgaggggatcagctgcaggcctgagacacagccagcagggggcagcacaggtggagccacagactgagaggaggaggaaaaactgtttttttctcataaatttgtaattttttttctcataaatctacGACTTtgatcttggaaattctgagtttttttctgggaatagaTACAGGATTCTAACAGTAACATAAGTtttgtgaaaaagtgaaaatgtgaaacaatAACATAACATTAAGCAGACGTAAAGCAGCACCAACAGCCGGGATTATGACGGTATGATGAAGAGCGAGTGGTGGCACGCAGGCTGTGGATGTCGGTGAGGTCAGTGTGACGAGTCCCTCTCGCTCTGCAGGAGACCGACTACATCATGTCCTACTTCGACAACGGGGAGGAGTTTGCAGGCGACAGCGACGACAACATGGACGAGGCCATTTACTGAGCGCAGCGGACGGACTGCACCTTTACCGAGGACACGGGAGTTACAGCCTGCTGTCAGGGGGAGGAAGCCGAGCCGCCCAGCCGCCGTCTGAGCGTCCGGCGGCCGCCTGAGCGTCCCGCGGCCGAGTGTTGAACCCCCTTCTCTGAGCCGGTGGACAGcaccacagcacaaacacatttttgaaaaagtttGGCCAGCTCAGTGGTTTTCCAAGTGATGTCCCGGGGCCcgcaggggtccttgagggccttccaggggtcctcagtttaatttcatttgatcattttcttcttttcggTTCAGTCTCACCGCAGTTTCTCAGAGCTCAAGTctgatggtggaaaaaaaggcaCCTTTTTTCCTGAAAACCAGGGAAAGGCtgtgagcaaattagcaaaaaaaaaaaaaaaaaaaaaaaaaaaacccactaaaTCAGAAAAAAGCAGACAATTATTAGAAACATTTgggtaaaatgtgaaaattggcaaaaataatatgaatgaattatgaattatgaaaatgCAGCCATTTCATAAGAATTTAATACACATAGAAACATCTGTCTTGACCTCAGGGACCCCACAGGGTCACTTCATTTGGGGGCCTCGACTTCCTGAAAGGAGCTCGGGGGTCCGGGACGTTCTGCTGGTCGCCGTGTCGCTTATTTCTGTTCTTCTTGTTCTGGACTTTTATCGGTCACATGACCCTAAACAGCATCTGATTGGTTCCTcggtttttgtgttgtttttgtgttgacattgtgtgtgtgtgtgcgtgtgtgtgtgtgcgtgtgtgtgtgtgggctgtgaGCAGCTCTGATGGACCTGGAGCTTCTCGCTGTCAAACCTTTTGTCTCCGTGTTTTTGAAGCTTTTCTACTCGCCTTGTGTCGCGTCACAGATCCTCCAGACGCAGCGCAGCAAATAAACGGCAGCTAGTTCACACCTTTCCACCTGGACTCCTGTTGATTTCTGTCAGGaacaaactgaacacacacacacacacacacacacacacacacacacacacacacacactggagacgAGGTCTGAACAGGAAACAGAAGGCCAGAGATCAAATCCCACTTATTTGATATTCTATATATAGACCACAcattagggtgtgtgtgtgtgtgtgcgcgcgtgtatgtgtgtgtgtgtgtgtgagagagagagagagagagagagtgtgccaGCCTGCTGTCCTGTGTCAGGTTACATTCATCTGAACTGAGAGCTTCGTACCAGGAAACCGCATGTAGAGCAAACAAaccagggctgtgtgtgtgtgtgtgtgtgt
The Myripristis murdjan chromosome 16, fMyrMur1.1, whole genome shotgun sequence DNA segment above includes these coding regions:
- the polr3glb gene encoding DNA-directed RNA polymerase III subunit RPC7-like, yielding MAARGRGRGRRLMSFSVEAVGISRGESLPPSILQPTPLFPPMEQKPLPLVGGEEVEYMLALKQEFRGAMRSLPFFIQPDAPHTDVERYSDKYHSSEPADSSLDWKPDWRRLPKELRLRSRKPHRDGRAAAGGAVAARVGQKPSKEKQEVLLKLETLEKKEEEVSSGEEEGEEKKKQEEEEAEGEEEYDEEEFEEETDYIMSYFDNGEEFAGDSDDNMDEAIY